Within the Kwoniella dejecticola CBS 10117 chromosome 5, complete sequence genome, the region TCATCGAGCGATCAAGTACTCCAGAGTGCAAGGTATCAGACCCGATATTTATCCTGAAGGTACACACTTGGTCGTGAGTACGGTCACCTGCATGAGGTATTCACCTGTGATCAAGGAAGCTAATTAAACGAGCTCAACTTGCAGTTGCCATGGTTCGAATCTCCTATCATATACGATGTCAGAGCTAAGCCAAGAAACATCGCTTCTCTGACTGGTACTAAAGATCTTCAGATGGTACGTGTCGTCACGAGATGCGTCGGATCGGCAGTCGCTGATCAATTGTGCTGTGCAGGTGAATATTACTTGCCGAGTGTTGTCCAGACCATCAGTGAACGACCTTCCAACCATGTGAGCCGCTCTTTTCAGCTCTTGCCTCCATATTGCTAGCATGACTGCGCTGTAATGCCCTCAGAATGGATGCTGACTTGCTCTTCTACTTGCTGTTAGCTACCGAGAGCTTGGCACAGATTACGACGAGCGGGTACTTCCATCAATCGTCAACGAAGTCCTCAAATCGGTAGTAGCGCAATTCAACGCCTCGCAATTGATCACCCAACGAGAGATGGTATCTCGACTGGTTCGAGAGAACCTGACGAGGCGAGCAAGAAGGTTCAACTTGATTTTAGATGATGTATCTATCACACATGTGGCTTTCTCACCTGAGTTCACTCATGCGGTAGAAGCCAAGCAGGTCGCTCAGCAGATCGCTCAACGAGCTGCCTTCCTGGTGGATCAAGCTATACAGGAGAaacaatcaatcatcgtCAGGGCTCAAGGTGAAGCTCGATCTGCCGAATTGATCGGAGAGGCTGTCAGGACCAACAAGGGTTTCTTACAATTGAGAAGATTGGAAGCTGCTCGTGAGATCGCTGGAACCCTCGCTCAGAGCGGTAACAAGGTGATGCTGGATGCCAAGAGTCTGTTGTTGAATGGTCAGTACTTAATCTAGTTGCTCTATTCTTGGTAGGGAtatttcagctgatattgtCGATTCAGTtgccgatgaggatgttATCAATTCTTCCACAAAGAAGTAGATGGATTAGGTGTTTTGGTGAAATGACGGGAAGGGTAACCAGATAGTATAATGTGTGAATGACGACATGCAGCAAACATCTCATTACTGCCTGCCGAGTATGGTCTTCGTATAGAAGCATAAGCCTCGGCCAACATCAGACATAGGATGAATCAGATTCGTATGGGTTGCATTATTGTTTTCCTGAACAACCTGATCTTCCAATCGCTCGTGTCGTGATCGTCACGCTTCATTCGCTAAGGGATGCCGTGTGCATGAACCAATCTTTCGGAGCGGCTCGGCTGGCCAGACAGTCGGGTCGGTAGGATTGGGTTGAactgattgagcttgagctgaaaTTTCTGTGATGTATTATCTTATCTGCCATGATTTTGGGTGTTTTTGAATTGCCGGCGATCGGTAACTGAACTCACACAAAGAAGCGAAGCGTTCGTCGAGTAACTCGATTTCATCTAGACCTGATACCGATCCCCAACTGCGAGCCGCATCGCTGACACACCCTCTCACTGTATTTGAGCGCAAGCAGCGCCAGATGCGGGAATTCACAAGCGGACCGCCTTCGGATGCAGCATGACAGGCAGAGAGCGACAGTGATCTTGCTCGGCCGAAAGTCACGCAATGAGCGGACGTTCCGCAGCGTTTTTGTCTGTTTCGCAGATCGACTGCGGAAGTGCTGCTCATATCAGATAAAACTTTTCCAGTCAAGTGTGCATCTATCTTGTCGGGGACAGCTttgaatgattgataatCCGATGCATATAAAGGGCTTGAATTTTatcgcttctcctcccaATCAATTCACACAATCTGATCTCTTGATACTTAGT harbors:
- a CDS encoding prohibitin-2, translated to MNRSGGEAFAKLAQQLNRARLQASGGGRGGSSGGGGQFPGGPKGFLAGGGAIGVLLAGGIALNYSIFNVDGGHRAIKYSRVQGIRPDIYPEGTHLVLPWFESPIIYDVRAKPRNIASLTGTKDLQMVNITCRVLSRPSVNDLPTIYRELGTDYDERVLPSIVNEVLKSVVAQFNASQLITQREMVSRLVRENLTRRARRFNLILDDVSITHVAFSPEFTHAVEAKQVAQQIAQRAAFLVDQAIQEKQSIIVRAQGEARSAELIGEAVRTNKGFLQLRRLEAAREIAGTLAQSGNKVMLDAKSLLLNVADEDVINSSTKK